A single region of the Gossypium arboreum isolate Shixiya-1 chromosome 12, ASM2569848v2, whole genome shotgun sequence genome encodes:
- the LOC108458627 gene encoding uncharacterized protein LOC108458627, with product MKLVWSPETASKAYLETVKSCRIFNDSGVAEFLSAMAAGWNTKLIVESWSYGGPVATSIGLAVAARHTSGRHVCIVQDERSKSSYVEAMAVAGVPSTVIVGDAEEAMEGLSGIDFLVVDSKRKDFARVLRYAKLSHKGAILACKNACRRAISGFRWNRVLGKGTRVVRSVVLPVGQGLDIAHIGADGGVVGYKNSSSRWIKHIDQRSGEEHFFRG from the exons ATGAAGCTGGTTTGGTCGCCAGAAACAGCTTCAAAAGCTTACCTAGAAACTGTTAAATCA TGTCGTATTTTCAACGACTCTGGAGTTGCTGAGTTCTTATCGGCGATGGCGGCGGGTTGGAACACTAAGCTAATCGTCGAATCATGGTCATACGGTGGTCCTGTAGCTACAAGCATCGGCCTCGCCGTAGCAGCCCGTCACACGAGCGGTAGGCACGTGTGCATAGTCCAAGACGAACGATCGAAATCGAGCTACGTTGAGGCCATGGCGGTGGCCGGGGTGCCGTCAACAGTGATCGTCGGCGACGCGGAGGAAGCTATGGAAGGGTTATCGGGCATTGACTTCCTCGTCGTTGACTCGAAACGGAAGGATTTCGCTAGGGTTTTGAGGTATGCTAAATTGAGTCATAAGGGTGCGATTTTGGCATGCAAGAATGCATGTAGAAGGGCCATTTCAGGGTTCAGGTGGAATAGGGTGCTTGGTAAAGGAACACGTGTCGTGAGATCAGTGGTTTTACCCGTGGGGCAGGGACTGGATATTGCTCATATAGGGGCTGATGGTGGTGTTGTGGGGTACAAGAACAGTTCTAGCCGTTGGATTAAACATATCGATCAACGATCAGGAGAGGAGCATTTTTTTCGAGGCTAA